A window from Nevskia ramosa DSM 11499 encodes these proteins:
- the glyQ gene encoding glycine--tRNA ligase subunit alpha — MTFQDLIFTLQTFWAKQGCVIVQPLDMEVGAGTFHPSTFLRAIGPEPWNAAYVQPSRRPTDGRYGENPNRLQHYYQFQVLMKPSPPDIQNLYLESLKLLGFDPLVHDIRFVEDNWESPTLGAWGLGWEVWLNGMEVTQFTYFQQVGGLECRPVAGEITYGLERLAMYIQKVESVYDLVWSKHVDKDGGVHVVTYGDVYHQNEVEQSAYNFEHADTAALFKRFDVAEAECKHLIENNLPLPAYERVLQASHSFNMLDARSAISVTERQGYILRVRTLARLCAEAYYAAREKLGFPMISAASTAKAA; from the coding sequence ATGACTTTCCAGGACCTCATCTTCACCTTGCAGACCTTCTGGGCGAAGCAGGGCTGCGTCATCGTCCAGCCGCTGGACATGGAGGTCGGCGCCGGCACTTTTCACCCGTCGACGTTCCTGCGCGCGATCGGCCCGGAGCCGTGGAACGCTGCGTATGTGCAGCCTTCGCGCCGCCCGACTGATGGCCGCTACGGCGAGAACCCGAACCGCCTCCAGCACTACTACCAATTCCAGGTGCTGATGAAGCCGAGCCCGCCGGATATCCAGAATCTGTACCTGGAATCACTGAAGCTGCTCGGATTCGACCCGCTGGTTCACGATATCCGCTTCGTCGAGGACAACTGGGAAAGCCCGACCCTCGGCGCCTGGGGTCTCGGCTGGGAAGTCTGGCTGAACGGCATGGAAGTCACGCAATTCACGTATTTTCAGCAAGTCGGCGGGCTGGAATGCCGGCCGGTCGCCGGCGAGATCACCTACGGTCTCGAGCGTCTGGCGATGTACATCCAGAAAGTCGAATCGGTCTATGACCTGGTCTGGTCGAAGCATGTCGACAAGGACGGCGGCGTTCACGTCGTCACCTATGGCGACGTCTATCACCAGAACGAAGTCGAACAGAGCGCTTACAACTTCGAGCATGCCGATACCGCCGCGTTGTTCAAGCGCTTCGATGTCGCCGAAGCCGAATGCAAGCACCTGATCGAGAACAACTTGCCACTGCCGGCGTACGAGCGTGTGCTGCAGGCCAGCCACAGTTTCAACATGCTCGATGCCCGCTCGGCGATCAGTGTCACCGAACGCCAGGGCTACATCCTTCGGGTGCGTACCCTGGCCCGCTTGTGTGCGGAGGCCTACTACGCCGCCCGTGAAAAACTGGGTTTCCCGATGATTTCTGCAGCCAGCACGGCAAAGGCGGCCTGA
- the glnA gene encoding type I glutamate--ammonia ligase produces the protein MSGKDVLKIISEKSVKFVDFRFCDTRGKEHHVSVPAHTIDEALFVDGKMFDGSSIAGWKGINESDMILMPEAGTAFIDPFFEETTLVLSCDVIEPATMQGYERDPRSVAKRGQEYLKSTGIADTAFFGPENEFFIFDSIRSDSGPWGSYVYIDAKNAAWNSGKDYEDGNTGHRPGMKGGYFPVPPVDQLQDIRSAMCETLEAVGMVVEVHHHEVATAGQCEIGVKFGTLVQKADDVLKLKYVVQNVADQFGKTATFMPKPIVGDNGSGMHVHMSLSLGGKNLFAGDGYGGLSETALYYIGGILKHAKAINAFTNPGTNSYKRLVPGFEAPVMLAYSARNRSASIRIPYVASPKGRRIEVRFPDSSANPYLAFTAMMMAGLDGIQNKISPGEPADKDLYHLPPEEDKLIPRVCHSLDMALEALAADNDFLTKGGVFTKDLIDAYIELKMQEVTRFRMTTHPIEFEMYYSL, from the coding sequence ATGTCGGGTAAAGACGTACTCAAGATCATCAGCGAAAAAAGCGTGAAGTTTGTCGACTTCCGGTTCTGCGATACCCGTGGCAAGGAACACCACGTTTCGGTGCCTGCCCACACGATCGACGAAGCCCTGTTTGTCGACGGCAAGATGTTCGACGGTTCGTCGATCGCCGGCTGGAAGGGCATCAACGAGTCCGACATGATCCTGATGCCGGAAGCCGGCACTGCGTTCATCGATCCGTTCTTCGAAGAAACCACGCTGGTGCTGAGCTGCGACGTCATCGAGCCGGCCACCATGCAGGGTTACGAGCGCGATCCGCGTTCGGTCGCCAAGCGCGGCCAGGAATACCTGAAGTCCACCGGCATCGCCGATACCGCTTTCTTCGGCCCGGAAAACGAATTCTTCATCTTCGATTCGATCCGCTCGGACTCCGGTCCGTGGGGCAGCTACGTCTACATCGACGCCAAGAATGCCGCCTGGAACTCGGGCAAGGATTACGAGGACGGCAACACCGGCCATCGTCCGGGCATGAAGGGTGGCTACTTCCCGGTGCCGCCGGTCGATCAGCTGCAGGACATCCGCTCCGCCATGTGCGAGACGCTGGAAGCGGTCGGCATGGTCGTCGAAGTGCATCACCACGAAGTGGCGACGGCTGGCCAGTGCGAAATCGGCGTCAAGTTCGGCACCCTGGTGCAGAAGGCCGATGACGTGCTGAAGCTGAAGTACGTGGTTCAGAACGTTGCCGACCAGTTCGGCAAGACCGCCACCTTCATGCCGAAGCCGATCGTTGGCGACAACGGTTCGGGCATGCACGTGCACATGTCGCTCAGCTTGGGCGGCAAGAACCTGTTCGCCGGTGATGGATACGGCGGCCTGTCGGAAACCGCGCTGTATTACATCGGCGGCATCCTCAAGCACGCCAAGGCGATCAACGCGTTCACCAACCCGGGCACCAACAGCTACAAGCGCCTGGTGCCGGGCTTCGAAGCGCCGGTCATGCTCGCCTACTCGGCGCGCAACCGTTCGGCCTCGATCCGCATCCCGTACGTGGCCAGCCCGAAGGGTCGTCGCATCGAAGTCCGCTTCCCGGACTCCAGCGCCAACCCCTACCTCGCGTTCACCGCGATGATGATGGCCGGCCTCGATGGCATCCAGAACAAGATCAGCCCCGGAGAACCGGCGGACAAGGATCTCTACCATCTGCCGCCGGAAGAGGACAAGCTGATCCCGCGCGTCTGCCACAGCCTCGACATGGCGCTGGAAGCACTGGCGGCGGACAACGACTTCCTGACCAAGGGCGGCGTGTTCACCAAGGATCTGATCGACGCCTACATCGAGCTGAAGATGCAGGAAGTGACCCGCTTCCGCATGACCACGCACCCGATCGAGTTCGAGATGTATTACAGCCTCTGA
- a CDS encoding DUF4124 domain-containing protein has product MRALLTVLLLLPLLGLTPASAEVYRWKDAKGVTQYGDKPPSDQVKPVELPPLQTYSPPPVSSTSQKPAASAEKPAESGKPPPIRITSPAQDETIREAGKQLSVSVDTALRQGQGLLYFLDGVQQNKIATVSTAYLFEAVERGEHSITAAVVTAEGKELIRAAPVTIYIKPPIVLR; this is encoded by the coding sequence ATGCGCGCTCTACTTACCGTGTTGCTGCTGCTACCGCTGCTGGGCCTGACACCGGCCTCGGCCGAGGTCTATCGCTGGAAAGACGCCAAGGGCGTGACCCAGTACGGCGACAAGCCGCCGTCCGATCAGGTCAAGCCGGTGGAACTACCGCCGTTGCAGACCTACAGCCCGCCGCCGGTATCATCGACCTCGCAGAAACCCGCGGCGTCCGCCGAGAAGCCGGCCGAATCGGGCAAGCCGCCGCCGATCCGCATCACCTCGCCGGCGCAGGACGAAACCATTCGCGAGGCCGGCAAACAGCTCAGCGTCAGCGTCGACACGGCACTGAGGCAAGGCCAGGGTCTGCTGTATTTTCTCGATGGCGTGCAGCAGAACAAGATCGCCACGGTGTCGACGGCTTATCTGTTCGAAGCGGTGGAACGCGGCGAGCACAGCATCACGGCGGCAGTCGTCACGGCCGAAGGCAAGGAACTGATCCGCGCCGCGCCGGTGACCATCTACATCAAGCCGCCGATCGTCCTTCGGTGA
- the gmhB gene encoding D-glycero-beta-D-manno-heptose 1,7-bisphosphate 7-phosphatase, whose product MKLVILDRDGVINEDSPDFIKSVAEWQPVPGSLEGIALLCQAGFRVFVASNQSGIGRGLFDFDALFAIHDKMQRALAELGGRIDGVFYAPEHPDQASVMRKPAPGMLKDLAKRLNVSLDGVPFVGDSGSDLEAARAAGACPVLVLSGNGKRTKTKHDTADVEIHDDLLAFARTHIERSAAQSC is encoded by the coding sequence ATGAAGCTGGTGATTCTCGACAGGGACGGCGTCATCAACGAAGACTCCCCGGACTTCATCAAGTCGGTGGCCGAATGGCAGCCGGTGCCCGGCAGTCTCGAAGGCATCGCCTTGCTGTGTCAGGCCGGGTTCCGGGTATTCGTGGCGTCGAACCAGTCCGGCATCGGCCGCGGCCTGTTCGATTTCGATGCGCTGTTCGCCATCCACGACAAGATGCAGCGCGCCCTCGCCGAACTCGGTGGCCGCATCGATGGCGTGTTCTACGCGCCGGAGCATCCGGACCAGGCCAGCGTCATGCGCAAGCCGGCACCGGGCATGCTGAAGGACCTCGCCAAGCGCCTGAATGTCAGCCTGGACGGCGTGCCCTTCGTGGGCGATTCAGGCTCCGATCTGGAAGCGGCCCGCGCGGCTGGTGCGTGCCCTGTTTTGGTGCTTTCCGGAAATGGAAAACGCACCAAAACAAAGCATGACACCGCTGATGTCGAGATTCACGACGATCTTCTGGCCTTCGCGCGCACTCATATAGAGCGTTCCGCGGCGCAGTCCTGCTAG
- the hslV gene encoding ATP-dependent protease subunit HslV has translation MEQFDGTTILAVRRGTQVCVCGDGQVSMGNTMVKGNARKVRRLYNDKVIAGFAGGTADAFTLFERFEGKLEKHSGHLTRAAVEMAKDWRSDRYLRRLEALLLVADADTTLMISGNGDVMEPEAHGVMAIGSGGSFATAAARALVGSTDLSAREIAERSLHIAADICIYTNHNLTIETIG, from the coding sequence TTGGAACAGTTTGATGGCACGACCATCCTCGCCGTGCGCCGCGGAACGCAAGTTTGCGTCTGTGGCGACGGCCAGGTGTCGATGGGCAACACCATGGTCAAGGGCAACGCGCGCAAGGTGCGCCGGCTCTACAACGACAAGGTCATCGCCGGTTTCGCCGGCGGCACCGCCGATGCCTTCACCTTGTTCGAACGCTTCGAAGGCAAGCTCGAAAAGCACTCCGGCCATCTGACTCGCGCCGCCGTTGAAATGGCCAAGGACTGGCGTTCCGATCGCTACCTTCGCCGTCTCGAAGCGCTGCTGCTGGTTGCCGACGCCGATACCACGCTGATGATCTCCGGCAATGGCGACGTCATGGAACCGGAGGCCCACGGCGTGATGGCGATCGGCTCCGGCGGCTCGTTCGCGACTGCTGCGGCGCGCGCGCTGGTCGGCTCCACCGATCTGTCGGCGCGCGAGATCGCCGAGCGTTCGCTGCATATCGCGGCGGACATCTGCATCTACACGAACCACAATCTGACGATCGAGACGATCGGCTGA
- a CDS encoding MxaL → MRPGLGAYLRNALRGGGWLLLPVFVLLAVAAWLPKLPVTRDAYDHLVIFDVSQSMNVEDYQLDGKPVSRLEFAKHSVAEALKNPKCDTRIGWGVFAGRKVVMLLAPVEVCRNYSALLEALSGIDGRMAFERSSEIQEGLLWTMINVRDLKPLPTVIFMTDGQEAPPLPPERVRSYDGQIGEVRGWVVGVGGDEPRPIPKTDAEGARIGYWRGTEVLQWAGAASSTGGTNHEHLSELREPHLQQLAKNVGFDYLRLVDSHSLDQALHDRKLSHPAEVDTDLRWIPGGLALLLLAGWFWPDWRPFRRPTT, encoded by the coding sequence GTGAGGCCCGGCCTCGGCGCCTATCTGCGGAACGCGCTGCGCGGTGGTGGCTGGCTGCTGCTGCCGGTGTTCGTGCTGCTGGCGGTCGCCGCGTGGCTGCCGAAGCTGCCGGTGACCCGCGACGCCTATGATCATCTGGTGATCTTCGACGTCTCGCAGAGCATGAACGTCGAGGACTATCAGCTCGATGGCAAGCCGGTCAGCCGTCTCGAATTCGCCAAGCATTCGGTCGCCGAAGCGCTGAAGAATCCCAAGTGCGACACCCGCATCGGCTGGGGCGTTTTCGCCGGCCGCAAGGTCGTCATGCTGCTGGCGCCGGTCGAGGTCTGCCGCAATTACAGCGCACTGCTCGAAGCGCTGAGCGGCATCGACGGCCGCATGGCCTTCGAGCGTTCCAGCGAAATCCAGGAGGGGCTGCTGTGGACGATGATCAACGTCCGCGATCTGAAGCCGCTGCCCACGGTGATCTTCATGACCGACGGCCAGGAAGCACCGCCGCTGCCGCCGGAACGGGTACGTAGCTACGACGGCCAGATCGGCGAAGTGCGCGGCTGGGTGGTGGGCGTCGGCGGTGACGAGCCGAGGCCGATCCCGAAAACTGATGCCGAGGGCGCCCGCATCGGCTACTGGCGCGGCACCGAAGTGCTGCAGTGGGCTGGCGCCGCCTCGTCGACCGGCGGCACCAACCACGAGCACCTGTCGGAACTGCGCGAGCCGCATCTGCAGCAGCTGGCCAAGAACGTCGGCTTCGACTACCTGCGCCTGGTCGACAGCCATTCTCTGGATCAGGCGCTGCACGACCGCAAGCTGTCCCATCCGGCAGAAGTCGATACCGATCTGCGCTGGATCCCCGGGGGGCTGGCGCTGCTGTTGCTCGCTGGCTGGTTCTGGCCGGATTGGCGACCGTTCAGGCGGCCGACTACCTAG
- the glnL gene encoding nitrogen regulation protein NR(II): MKLPVLNRVQPASILDGLTTAIITLDSALRVTYLNSATETLFSVSRRHAQGQTLTVAIPHLLEQGMRLRRAIETGTGFIERELKLRRPGDDIGHELLTVDLTVTPAQFSGPGLVLELLPLDRHLRISRDEQLLAQHRASRELIRGLAHEIKNPLGGIRGAAQLLEREFPDSEHLEYTRVIIREADRLQNLVNRLLGPNRLPQKEMVNVHEVLEHVRQLIEAEGSGSFNVMRDYDPSIPEIRADREQLIQASLNIARNAMQALSGEMQPDNPQITLRTRMRRQFTIAGVRHRLAVQIDIEDNGSGVAPTMIEKIFYPMVTTRAEGTGLGLPIAQYLINTHGGLIECQSRPGTTVFSIFLPLEQAA; the protein is encoded by the coding sequence ATGAAATTACCCGTGCTGAACCGTGTTCAGCCGGCCAGCATTCTCGATGGCCTGACGACGGCGATCATCACGCTGGACTCGGCTCTGCGCGTCACCTACCTGAATTCGGCGACCGAGACGCTGTTCAGCGTCAGCCGCCGTCATGCTCAGGGACAAACGCTGACCGTCGCCATCCCGCACCTGCTAGAGCAGGGCATGCGGCTGCGCCGTGCGATCGAAACCGGCACCGGTTTCATCGAGCGCGAGCTGAAACTGCGCCGCCCCGGCGATGACATCGGCCATGAACTGCTGACCGTCGACCTCACCGTCACTCCCGCGCAATTCAGTGGCCCCGGCCTGGTGCTGGAACTGCTGCCGCTCGACCGCCACCTGCGCATCTCGCGGGACGAACAACTGCTCGCCCAGCATCGCGCCAGCCGCGAGCTGATCCGTGGCCTGGCGCACGAAATCAAGAATCCGCTCGGCGGCATTCGCGGTGCGGCGCAGTTGCTGGAGCGCGAATTCCCGGATTCCGAACATCTGGAATACACGCGGGTGATCATCCGCGAGGCCGATCGGCTGCAGAACCTGGTCAACCGTCTGCTCGGCCCGAACCGGCTGCCGCAGAAGGAGATGGTCAACGTCCACGAGGTGCTGGAACACGTGCGCCAGCTGATCGAGGCCGAAGGCAGCGGCAGCTTCAATGTGATGCGCGACTACGACCCGTCGATCCCGGAAATCCGCGCCGATCGCGAACAGCTGATCCAGGCCTCGCTAAACATCGCCCGCAACGCGATGCAGGCGCTGTCCGGCGAAATGCAGCCCGACAACCCGCAGATCACCCTGCGAACCCGCATGCGCCGGCAGTTCACGATCGCCGGCGTCCGTCACCGTCTGGCCGTGCAGATCGACATCGAGGACAACGGTTCCGGTGTCGCGCCGACAATGATCGAGAAAATTTTTTACCCGATGGTGACAACACGCGCAGAAGGGACCGGTCTTGGCCTGCCGATTGCTCAGTATCTGATCAATACCCACGGTGGCCTGATCGAATGCCAGTCGCGTCCCGGCACCACCGTGTTCTCGATCTTCTTGCCGCTGGAGCAAGCTGCTTGA
- the glyS gene encoding glycine--tRNA ligase subunit beta, which produces MSLNAPLLIEIGCEDLPARYVVPLAEALSNGITNGLSKRGVATGTARTFATPRRIAVQIDAVAVQQPDQAVERFGPAVAAATKDGVPTPAALGFAKTCGVEFAELGEKNGKLHFSKLQPGKATASLLPEIFEETLKSMDELVPKRMRWGSGEETFVRPVQWLTALLGTDIIPLRRFGLESARSSYGHRFHAPAAISLAGPDGYIESLNKANVWAEVATRKSEIERQIKAEAAKLGGTARIDASLLDEVTALVEWPVVISGRIEERFLELPPEVIVATVETNQRYFTVFDGGGKLLPSFITLSNIESNDVAQVIQGNERVVRPRLSDALFFWQQDLKLPFSDEAPYTEKLASATFQKDLGTVADKLKRIHTLATFVIAEKLAEKAAISAGQVEGAARAARRCKFDLVSKMVYEFPELQGVMGGYYARKAGESQAVADAIREHYLPTQAGTAIPSAVEGQIVALADKLDTLAGIFAIGQKPTASKDPYALRRAALGILRILVEGKLPLDLRELLSGALQELPAGKRDEATLKELLTFVQDRHRAWRVGSEFDGRPVTVEMFEAVAALGITQPLDFEARLRAIHSFWALPEAASLAAAHKRVRNVLKQAGDGGSDVDASKFESSAESELYAALNAVNAAPASDYAERLKQLASLKAPVDAFFTGVMVMADDPMVRANRLALLRQLDRVCREVADISCLPG; this is translated from the coding sequence ATGAGCTTGAACGCCCCCTTGCTGATCGAAATCGGCTGTGAAGACTTGCCGGCTCGCTACGTCGTGCCGCTCGCAGAAGCCTTGTCCAATGGCATCACCAACGGCTTGTCCAAACGCGGCGTCGCTACCGGCACAGCCCGCACGTTTGCAACCCCGCGGCGCATCGCCGTGCAGATCGATGCCGTGGCCGTGCAGCAGCCGGATCAGGCGGTCGAGCGCTTCGGCCCGGCCGTTGCCGCAGCGACCAAGGACGGTGTGCCGACGCCTGCGGCGCTCGGCTTCGCCAAGACCTGTGGTGTCGAGTTTGCGGAACTCGGCGAGAAGAACGGCAAGCTGCATTTCTCGAAGCTGCAGCCGGGCAAGGCGACGGCGTCGTTGTTGCCGGAAATCTTCGAGGAAACCCTGAAATCGATGGACGAACTGGTACCCAAGCGCATGCGCTGGGGCTCTGGTGAAGAAACCTTCGTCCGCCCGGTGCAGTGGCTGACCGCACTGCTCGGCACCGATATCATCCCGCTGCGTCGTTTCGGCCTGGAATCAGCTCGTTCGAGCTACGGGCACCGCTTCCATGCCCCGGCGGCGATCTCGCTGGCCGGTCCGGATGGCTATATCGAAAGTCTGAACAAGGCCAATGTATGGGCGGAAGTTGCAACCCGAAAATCTGAAATCGAGCGACAGATCAAGGCCGAAGCCGCGAAACTGGGTGGAACCGCCAGAATCGATGCGAGCCTGCTGGATGAAGTGACCGCGCTGGTCGAATGGCCGGTGGTCATTTCCGGGCGCATCGAGGAACGCTTCCTGGAGCTGCCACCGGAAGTGATCGTCGCGACCGTCGAGACCAATCAGCGTTATTTCACTGTATTCGACGGCGGCGGCAAGTTGTTGCCGTCGTTCATCACGCTCTCGAACATCGAGTCGAATGATGTGGCGCAGGTCATCCAGGGCAATGAGCGCGTCGTGCGGCCGCGGTTGAGCGATGCCTTGTTCTTCTGGCAGCAGGATTTGAAGCTGCCGTTTTCCGACGAAGCGCCGTACACCGAGAAGCTTGCTTCCGCGACGTTCCAGAAGGATCTCGGCACCGTTGCCGACAAGCTGAAGCGGATCCACACGCTGGCGACTTTCGTGATCGCCGAGAAGCTGGCGGAAAAGGCTGCGATCAGCGCCGGGCAGGTCGAGGGCGCCGCGCGTGCCGCCAGGCGTTGCAAGTTCGATCTCGTCTCCAAGATGGTTTACGAGTTCCCGGAACTGCAGGGCGTGATGGGCGGCTATTACGCGCGCAAGGCCGGTGAATCGCAGGCCGTCGCCGACGCCATTCGCGAGCATTACTTGCCGACCCAGGCCGGCACCGCGATTCCGTCGGCTGTCGAAGGCCAGATCGTCGCGCTGGCCGACAAGCTCGACACTCTGGCGGGCATCTTCGCGATCGGCCAGAAGCCGACTGCCAGCAAGGACCCGTACGCACTGCGCCGCGCTGCCCTCGGTATCTTGCGCATCCTGGTCGAAGGCAAGCTGCCGCTCGATCTGCGCGAGTTGCTGAGCGGGGCGCTTCAGGAACTCCCCGCCGGCAAGCGCGACGAAGCCACACTCAAGGAACTGCTGACCTTCGTCCAGGACCGCCATCGCGCCTGGCGAGTCGGCAGCGAATTCGATGGCCGCCCGGTGACCGTCGAGATGTTCGAAGCGGTCGCCGCACTCGGCATCACCCAGCCACTTGATTTCGAAGCCCGTCTGCGCGCGATCCACAGTTTCTGGGCGCTGCCGGAAGCGGCCAGCCTTGCTGCAGCCCACAAGCGTGTCCGCAACGTGCTGAAGCAGGCGGGCGACGGCGGTTCGGACGTCGATGCCTCGAAGTTCGAATCCTCAGCGGAATCCGAGCTTTACGCAGCGCTGAACGCGGTCAACGCAGCACCGGCCAGCGATTACGCCGAGCGTCTGAAGCAGCTCGCCAGCCTGAAAGCGCCGGTCGATGCCTTCTTCACCGGTGTGATGGTGATGGCCGATGATCCGATGGTGCGCGCGAACCGGCTGGCGTTGCTGCGGCAGCTGGATCGGGTGTGCCGCGAGGTTGCCGATATCTCCTGTCTTCCGGGCTGA
- a CDS encoding vWA domain-containing protein: MIDGLPALPLDFAQPWALLLLPLAVLPLLRRRREELTFSSLPWLPEDSLGHWIERLGRAAAILAILATVLALARPGRPEWEVERIGRGAEIVVLFDSSLSMDDEMVARGAHPKRRRDSPLRKRNVAREALSRFVERRKEDRFSLLMFGAAPFRVTPFSQSPEVIQAGIAAAGISNGLPGTDLGRGLIAALSQFEGRAYSGSRVILLVSDGAAEIDDVTRQRIRDGMARHRVALDWLYLRSANWPRLDDEKEPEAVGLITDVAMHRFFKTLPTTYKVFEAESPDAVSKAVAEIERQQNLPLEYRERIPRRDFTHLFYGLAMVAAFALLIHRGLTVRSFQTS, from the coding sequence ATGATCGACGGGCTGCCCGCGCTGCCACTCGATTTCGCCCAGCCCTGGGCGCTGCTGCTGCTGCCGCTGGCCGTGCTGCCGCTGCTGCGCCGTCGTCGCGAGGAGCTGACCTTCTCCTCGCTGCCGTGGCTGCCGGAGGATTCGCTCGGCCACTGGATCGAACGGCTCGGCCGCGCGGCCGCGATTCTCGCGATTCTCGCCACCGTGCTGGCGCTAGCCCGGCCCGGCCGGCCGGAATGGGAAGTGGAACGGATTGGCCGTGGTGCGGAAATCGTCGTGTTGTTCGATTCGTCCCTGAGCATGGATGACGAGATGGTGGCCCGCGGGGCGCATCCGAAACGGCGCCGCGACAGCCCGCTGCGCAAGCGCAATGTCGCCCGCGAGGCGCTGTCCCGTTTCGTCGAACGGCGCAAGGAAGATCGCTTCTCGCTGCTGATGTTCGGCGCCGCGCCGTTTCGCGTCACCCCGTTCTCGCAATCGCCGGAAGTGATCCAGGCCGGTATCGCCGCCGCCGGAATTTCCAACGGTCTGCCGGGCACCGATCTCGGCCGCGGCCTGATCGCCGCGCTGAGCCAGTTCGAAGGCCGCGCGTACTCCGGCAGCCGGGTGATCCTGTTGGTCTCCGATGGCGCGGCGGAGATCGACGACGTGACGCGTCAGCGCATCCGCGACGGCATGGCCAGGCATCGGGTGGCGCTGGACTGGCTGTATCTGCGCTCGGCGAACTGGCCAAGGCTCGATGACGAGAAGGAGCCGGAGGCCGTCGGCCTGATTACCGACGTGGCGATGCACCGCTTCTTCAAGACCTTGCCGACCACCTACAAGGTGTTCGAGGCGGAAAGCCCGGACGCGGTCTCCAAAGCGGTGGCCGAGATCGAGCGCCAGCAGAACCTGCCGCTGGAATATCGCGAACGGATTCCGCGCCGCGATTTCACTCACCTGTTCTACGGGCTGGCGATGGTCGCGGCGTTCGCGCTGCTGATCCATCGCGGCCTCACCGTGCGGAGCTTCCAGACCTCGTGA
- the ntrC gene encoding nitrogen regulation protein NR(I), translated as MNVMKLQDGVPIRVWIVDDDESIRWVLEKSLTREGMGVESFPGAAELLDALAEATPENMPDVMITDIRMPGLDGLELMERVRAAKPELPVIIVTAHSDLDAAVSSFKGGAFEYLPKPFDVDSVASLVRRAAQKRVVVTPELKPLEPRAAIIGEAPAMQDVFRAIGRLSQSQITVLITGESGTGKELIARALHVNSPRASKPFLAINTAAIPKDLLESEFFGHERGSFTGAAMQRKGRFEQADGGSLFLDEIGDMPADLQTRLLRVLQDGQFYRVGGISPISVDVRIIAATHQDLDRAVAEGRFREDLYHRLNVIRIRIPPLRERSEDIPLLLRHFLDAAARELKTEPKRLLPEVLAVLKAYDWHGNVRQLENTCRWLTVMAPGQDVHLEDLPPELRGRPSGETSAVVASPVPAVAVATVPAVPPTAPAPISYPAAPASAPAFSGDWHEALRLWAEGRFANGDEDLLGHAAPLFERTLIEVALVACKGQRQEAARRLGWGRNTLTRKIKELGIDD; from the coding sequence ATGAATGTGATGAAGCTGCAGGACGGCGTTCCGATCCGCGTCTGGATCGTCGACGACGACGAATCGATCCGCTGGGTGCTGGAAAAGTCGCTGACCCGCGAAGGCATGGGCGTGGAAAGCTTCCCAGGCGCCGCGGAGCTGCTCGACGCCCTCGCCGAAGCCACGCCGGAAAATATGCCCGACGTGATGATCACCGACATCCGCATGCCCGGCCTCGACGGCCTGGAGCTGATGGAACGCGTGCGCGCCGCCAAGCCCGAACTGCCGGTGATCATCGTCACCGCACATTCCGATCTCGATGCCGCCGTGTCCTCGTTCAAGGGCGGCGCCTTCGAGTATCTGCCGAAGCCTTTCGATGTCGATTCGGTGGCCAGTCTGGTTCGCCGTGCCGCGCAGAAGCGCGTCGTCGTCACCCCGGAACTGAAGCCGCTGGAACCGCGCGCCGCGATCATCGGCGAAGCGCCGGCGATGCAGGACGTGTTTCGCGCCATCGGCCGCCTGAGCCAGTCGCAGATCACCGTGCTGATCACCGGCGAATCCGGCACGGGCAAGGAACTGATCGCCCGCGCGCTGCACGTCAATTCGCCGCGCGCCAGCAAGCCGTTCCTGGCGATCAACACGGCAGCGATCCCGAAGGACCTGCTGGAGTCGGAATTCTTCGGCCATGAGCGCGGCTCGTTCACCGGCGCCGCGATGCAGCGCAAGGGCCGCTTCGAGCAGGCCGATGGCGGCTCGCTGTTCCTCGATGAAATCGGCGACATGCCGGCCGATCTGCAGACCCGCCTGCTGCGCGTGCTGCAGGACGGCCAGTTCTATCGCGTCGGCGGCATCTCGCCGATCAGCGTCGACGTGCGCATCATCGCCGCGACCCATCAGGATCTCGATCGCGCGGTGGCCGAAGGCCGCTTCCGCGAAGATCTCTATCACCGCCTGAACGTCATCCGCATCCGCATTCCGCCGCTGCGCGAGCGCAGCGAGGACATCCCGCTGCTGCTGCGTCACTTCCTGGATGCCGCTGCGCGCGAGCTGAAGACCGAACCGAAGCGGCTGCTGCCGGAAGTGCTGGCGGTGCTGAAGGCTTACGACTGGCACGGCAACGTCCGCCAGCTGGAAAACACCTGCCGCTGGCTGACGGTGATGGCACCCGGCCAGGACGTGCATCTGGAAGATCTGCCGCCGGAACTGCGGGGCCGCCCAAGTGGCGAAACCAGCGCCGTCGTTGCATCGCCGGTACCGGCCGTTGCCGTGGCGACAGTCCCGGCCGTGCCGCCAACTGCGCCTGCGCCGATCAGCTATCCAGCCGCGCCGGCCAGCGCGCCAGCCTTCTCCGGCGACTGGCACGAAGCGCTGCGTCTGTGGGCCGAAGGCCGTTTCGCCAACGGCGATGAAGATCTGCTCGGCCACGCGGCACCGCTGTTCGAACGCACCTTGATCGAAGTCGCGCTGGTCGCCTGCAAGGGCCAGCGGCAGGAAGCGGCGCGGCGCCTGGGCTGGGGCCGCAATACGCTGACCCGGAAAATCAAGGAACTCGGCATCGACGACTGA